In a single window of the Paracoccus alcaliphilus genome:
- a CDS encoding transporter substrate-binding domain-containing protein: MKRATERLSVAATLILVLFVALGATRVAAQDAPQTELTVGVYVSPPFVEDRGNGAHSGMAIELWETVAEQLGLTFHYTEYPTFGALVRATASGEVDAAITNLTITRDRAETIAFTQPWYDAGLRIMVPDQGGGGFRGVLNGLQDAGHLRAYAWLLSIIVLATIGLTLFDRRFDPDHPRRWRDGVAESFYHVMSIVTSGRIARKNLFGWVGRIWQAIWLAVGVAVIAYITSSVTSVMTAVSLTRGVSELSDLPGKTVGVFTGSVAERYMQEMGIATRSFPNIGASAAALGEGRLDAVVGDAPILEHYAHTHSEEGMAVVGNLFHPDKYGFAFPHESSLALPVTLEILDLQEDGTLESLRLEYFGSGI, from the coding sequence ATGAAACGCGCAACCGAACGACTTTCAGTGGCCGCCACGCTGATTCTGGTGCTGTTTGTGGCCTTGGGCGCGACACGCGTCGCCGCTCAGGATGCGCCGCAGACAGAGTTGACGGTCGGCGTCTATGTCAGCCCGCCCTTCGTCGAGGACCGCGGCAACGGTGCCCATTCCGGCATGGCTATCGAATTGTGGGAAACCGTCGCCGAACAGCTGGGTCTGACGTTTCACTATACCGAATATCCGACTTTCGGCGCCTTGGTCCGGGCCACCGCCAGCGGCGAGGTCGATGCAGCCATTACCAACCTGACCATCACCCGCGACCGCGCCGAGACCATCGCTTTCACCCAGCCCTGGTACGATGCCGGGTTGAGGATCATGGTCCCCGATCAGGGCGGTGGCGGGTTTCGGGGCGTGCTGAACGGGCTTCAGGATGCCGGTCACCTGCGTGCCTATGCCTGGCTGCTGTCGATCATCGTGCTGGCCACCATTGGCCTGACACTGTTCGATCGCCGCTTTGACCCGGATCACCCCAGACGTTGGCGCGACGGCGTTGCGGAAAGTTTCTACCATGTGATGTCCATCGTCACCTCGGGCCGGATCGCGCGCAAGAACCTGTTCGGCTGGGTCGGGCGCATCTGGCAGGCGATCTGGCTTGCCGTCGGCGTCGCGGTCATTGCCTATATCACCTCGTCGGTGACCAGCGTGATGACTGCCGTGTCCCTGACGCGGGGCGTTTCCGAATTGTCGGACCTGCCCGGCAAAACCGTCGGTGTCTTCACAGGCAGCGTGGCCGAGAGGTATATGCAGGAAATGGGCATCGCCACGCGCTCCTTCCCCAATATCGGCGCTTCGGCTGCGGCGCTTGGCGAGGGGCGGCTGGACGCGGTGGTCGGCGATGCGCCGATCCTTGAACATTATGCGCATACCCATTCCGAAGAGGGTATGGCAGTGGTCGGCAACCTGTTCCACCCGGACAAATACGGCTTTGCCTTTCCGCATGAAAGCAGTCTGGCCTTGCCCGTCACCCTGGAAATCCTGGACCTTCAGGAGGATGGCACGCTGGAAAGCCTGAGGCTGGAATATTTCGGCAGCGGCATCTGA